A genomic stretch from Engraulis encrasicolus isolate BLACKSEA-1 chromosome 12, IST_EnEncr_1.0, whole genome shotgun sequence includes:
- the chmp2bb gene encoding charged multivesicular body protein 2b: MRKLQSLFLFGIKPGNTRHVTRDVEVVLFCGIVVSVFLISLLKSRIPKMASLFKKKTVDDVIKEQNKELRGTQRQIARDRTALERQEKQMEMEIKKMAKAGNKDACKILAKQLVQLRKQKNRTYAVSSKVTSMSTQTKLMNSQMKMAGAMAKTTKTMQAVNKKMDPQKTLQTMQNFQKETAKMEMTEDMINDTLDELFEDSDDEEESQNIVSQVLDEIGIEISGKMAGAPSTSRNNPSASSSKAKADTISDDEIERQLKALGVD, from the exons ATGAGAAAATTGCAGTCACTCTTCCTGTTTGGAATCAAACCAGGaaatacaaggcatgtaactcggGACGTCgaagttgttttgttttgtgggaTAGTCGTCAGTGTATTTCTTATTTCTCTTCTAAAATCACGCATACCAAAAATGGCCTCTTTGTTCAAGAAAAAGACAGTGGACG ATGTCATCAAGGAGCAAAACAAGGAGCTCAGGGGAACCCAGAGGCAGATCGCCCGGGACCGAACTGCCTTGGAGAGACAAGAGAAACAGATG GAGATGGAGATTAAGAAGATGGCGAAGGCGGGCAACAAGGACGCGTGTAAGATCCTGGCCAAGCAGCTGGTGCAGCTGAGGAAGCAGAAGAACCGCACCTACGCCGTCAGCTCCAAGGTCACCTCCATGTCCACGCAGACCAAGCTCATGAACTCCCAGATGAAGATGGCCGGCGCCATGGCCAAAACCACTAAG ACGATGCAGGCGGTCAATAAGAAGATGGATCCCCAGAAGACCCTCCAGACGATGCAGAACTTCCAGAAGGAGACGGCCAAGATGGAGATGACCGAGGACATGA TCAACGACACTCTGGACGAGCTCTTTGAAGACTCGGACGACGAGGAGGAATCCCAAAACATTGTCTCGCAGGTGCTGGATGAAATCGGCATCGAGATCTCAGGAAAG atGGCCGGTGCCCCCTCAACAAGCCGGAACAACCCCAGTGCCTCCTCCTCCAAAGCAAAAGCAGATACCATCTCAGATGACGAGATCGAGAGACAACTCAAGGCCTTGGGAGTGGACTAA